In one window of Cydia pomonella isolate Wapato2018A chromosome 16, ilCydPomo1, whole genome shotgun sequence DNA:
- the LOC133526119 gene encoding ADP-ribosylation factor 2, producing MGLTISSVFTKLFGKKQMRILMVGLDAAGKTTILYKLKLGEIVTTIPTIGFNVETVEYKNISFTVWDVGGQDKIRPLWRHYYQNTQGLIFVVDSSDTKRIAEAENELANMLKEDELRDAVILVFANKQDMPNAMTAAELTNALNLNSLRNRRWYIQATCATQGQGLYEGLDWLSNELAKK from the exons ATGGGTTTGACGATATCAAGTGTCTTTACAAAGCTTTTCGGCAAGAAACAAATGCGTATCCTTATGG TTGGCCTCGACGCCGCCGGGAAGACCACTATACTTTACAAACTAAAATTGGGTGAAATAGTAACAACTATACCGACAATTGGATTTAATGTAGAAACAGTGGAGTACAAAAACATTAGCTTTACGGTGTGGGACGTCGGCGGTCAGGACAAGATCAGGCCGCTGTGGCGTCATTACTACCAGAACACTCAGGGTCTTATTTTTGTAGTGGACTCTAGTGATACCAAGAGAATAGCTGAAGCCGAAAATGAGCTCGCTAATATG TTAAAAGAAGATGAATTAAGAGATGCGGTTATCCTAGTATTTGCTAACAAACAGGACATGCCTAATGCAATGACTGCAGCTGAGTTGACCAATGCACTAAACTTAAACAGCCTGAGAAACCGCCGT TGGTACATTCAAGCTACCTGCGCGACGCAAGGACAGGGCCTATATGAGGGCCTTGACTGGCTGTCCAATGAATTGGCGAAAAAGTGA